The Streptosporangiales bacterium DNA segment CGCTGGGTCTCCCGACCAGGTGCTCGAACGCTGTCGTGGCCTCGTCGCTCTCGGGGCCGAACACATCTCGTTCGGCCCGCCACTCGGACCTGATGTCCACACCGCGATCGAACTGCTCGGCCGCGACGTCATTCCTGACCTCAGAGCGACTTGTTCTGCTGGACACACCGGCGGCGAGGCGCGCCCGTAAGAACGAGCCGAAGGTGCCTGCCGGACGTCGTAGCTTCGTCGCCGCCACGTTCTCACGGGTACCGGGCAGCGACCTTGCTTGGTGCCGCTCGGCAGACGACCCTTGCAAGTCACGATGCGGCGCGGTCGGTTGTCGTGTGCGCGACGGCGTCCGCTTTCTCACCAGTGATGCGTTCCTCCAGATCTTGACGATAGGTCTCTTCGGCCAACCGGCCCGTGACGATGCTGATGGCGCACATCGCGATCACGTACATCGGCACCGGCCACCAGGCCCCGTCGGCGGCGATAATCAGGCTGGACGCGATCAGTGGTGCGAAACCACCGCCGAGCACACCACCGACCTGATAGGCGGCGGAGACCCCGCTGTACCGAACGTTGGTGCGGAACTGCTCGGTCCACCAGGCGGCCAGCGGCCCGTACATGGCGCTGTGTCCGAACACCAGCGCGATTCCGATGGCGAGCCAGATCAGCACCGTGGCGCCGGTGTTGAACATCAGGAAGGCGGGGACGGCGAACACCGCAGAGAACGCGGCCCCGAACAGGTAGACCCTGCGGCGCCCGATCACGTCGGAGAGCGCGCCGAATGCCAGGAAGCTGACATGCATGGCGCCCGCCGCGATCAGCGTGCCGGTCACACCCACACTGCGCGGAAGCCCCAGGTTGCCGGTGATGTACGCGAGCACGTACACCACGTAGATGTTGAACACGCACGCCTCGGCCAGCCGTTGACCAATGGTGAAGACCGTGGCCTTTCCCTGATGCCTGACGAGGCTGGCCAGGGGCATCCGCGCCTGCCGACCTGCGGCCTTCATCCGCTCGAATGCAGGCGACTCGGAGATGGTCAGCCGGATGAACAGCCCGACGGCGAGCAACACCACGCTGAGCAGGAACGGAATCCGCCAGCCCCAGGCCAGGAACGCGGCGTCGCCGAGCACCGAGGAGAACACGGAGAACGCCCCGGCGGACAGCAGCAGGCCGGACGCGGCGCCGAGCTGGGTGATGCTGCCGTAGATTCCTCGCCTGGCACGAGGTGCGTACTCGACGACCAGCAACACCGCGCCACCATACTCACCGCCGATGCCGACACCCTGCAGAGCGCGCAACGCCAGCAGCAGGATCGGTGCCCAGATACCGATGGTCTGGTAGCTGGGCAGCAGGCCGACGAGCACGGTGGCGATGCCCATGATCATCAGCGTGGCCACGAGCATCCGCTTGCGGCCTATCCGGTCACCGAAGTGCGCGATGACGATGCCGCCCAACGGTCGGGCGAGATAGGCGATGCCCAGTGACGCGAACGCGATCATGGTGCCGATCGCCGGGTCGAACTTCGGGAAGAACAGCTTGTTGAAGACGACCGCGGCGGCGGTGCCGTAGAGGAAGAAGTCGTACCACTCGATGGTGGTGCCGATGTAGCTCGACAGCGCGACCAGGCGAGGCTTGTGACGGGTCATGGTGGTTCCAGTCCTGTCTCTGCAGAGTTGCGGCGCAACGGCTCAGAACGATCCGGAGACGAAGAAACCGCCTCCGCTCACGTCCAGATGGGCGCCGCTTATCCAGTTGTTCTTCTCGGCCAGCAGCCAGAGCGCGGCTTCGGCGACGTCGGCCGGCGCACCGACCCGGCCCAGCGGGATCGACTCCTCGATCGCCTGCCGGCGTGCCGGATCCTCCAGAAGGGCAGCGGTGAGGCCGGTGGCAACCAGGCCGGGGCGCACGGCGTTCACCCTGATGCCCTCGGCCGCGACCTCCTTGGCCATCCCGGTCGTGTACGCGTCGACCGCTGCCTTGGACGCCGCGTACACGGCGCCGCGGTGCCGGCCGCCGATGGTCGCGGCCATCGAGGAGATGTTCACGATGCAGCCACCGTGCCCGCCGCGCGAGTGCATCATCAGCCGGGCCGCCTCCCGCGAGCACAGCATCAGCCCGGTTACGTTCACCGCCATGGTGGCCCGCACCTCGGCGGCATCGATCTCGGTGCACTTGGCGGAGTAGAGCAGGCCCGCGCCGTTCACCAGCCCGGTAATCGGACCGAGCCGTTCGACGACCTGCGCGAAGCTGCCGACCACATCGCGTTCGACGGTGACGTCGGCAGCGAGTGCGACCGCGCGCCGACCGTACCCTTCGACCTCGGTCACGACCTCCTTGGCGGCGGGCTCCGCCGCCGGCAGGTCCATGATCGCGGTGTCGTAGCCGCGCTGCGCGGCCAGTAGGGCAGTCGCCCGCCCGATCCCCGCCGCTCCCCCGGTGATGACGATCGTCCCCATCGGCCACGCTCCCTTGACTGGTCGAGGTCGCGACCGCGGCGGTGGTGACGGCAGTCACGCAGGAGCGAGTCAACTCCCCGGGCAAGCAGTGGGCAAGAAGACAATCCCGTGGAGTCCGATAGGCAACGCCTATGGGTGCAGCTGGGCGGCCATCGCCACGAATGCCCTGGCCGGCGGCGACGACATGCCGGGACGATGCAGGAACGCCGTCGTCCTGGTGATCTCCGGCTCCGTGGCGCGCACCTCCACCCCCGCACGCGGCGCGGTGGCCGCGAGCCCCTCCGGGATGAGCGTGACGCCGTTCCTGGCGACCACTAGCGGGACGATGGCCTCGGTCGACTCGGCCTCGACCACGATGGCCAGGTCCAGGCCGGCGGACACCATGGCGTCCTCGAGCGCGGTACGCGACGAGCCGCCGACCGGACCGCAGACGAACGGCATGGTGGCCATCTCCTCGAGGCTGACCTTGCCGTGCGAGGCCGGATACCCACTGGGCACCAGCAACACCAGCCGCTGCACGCCCACCTCGTGCACGACGACGTCACCGGAGTGCACCGGCGTACTCGCGACGCCGAGGTCGCAGGCACCCTGCTCCACCTGCTCGACGATCTCCTCGACCCGCTGCGACTCGGCGATCGTCACCCGTACGAGCGGGTACTCGGCGCGGAACTGACCGATCATGACCGGGAGCGGGTCGACGGTCAGCGACGGCAGACTGGCGAGCTTGATGCGGCCGCCGGCCAGGCCGGCGACCGCCGCCACCGCGGCCCTGGCGTCCTCCCGTTCCCGCACGATCCGCTTCGCCGGGCCGAGCAGCGCCTCACCGGCAGCAGTGATCCGCATGCCACGGCCGACGCGCTCGAACAGCGTCGCGCCGACCTCGCGCTCCAGTCGCCGCAGCGACTGGGACAGCGACGGCTGCGCGACGTGCAGATTGCGCGCGGCGTTGGTGACCGAACCGCCCTGCGCGACGGCCAGGAAGAACTCGAGTTGGCGAAACTCCATAGGCGCAGCCTATGCGATCGCAAGCCTTCTGCTCATTGCACGAATGACACCAAACGGCCGACACTCGAGTTGCCACCGTCCCCCGTTGGAGTGCCCGTGACCGTCGCCCGCCACCGTGACGTCGTGATCGTCGGCTCCGGACCGGCCGGTTACACCGCAGGCGTCTACGCCGCCCGCGCCGGCCTGCGGCCGCTGCTGTTCGAGGGCGCGGAGCTCGGCGGCGCACTGATGACCACAGGTGAGGTGGAGAACTTTCCCGGCTTCCCCGACCCTCTCGTCGGGCCCGAGCTGATCGGCCGGCTGCGCAAGCAGGCCGAGGCGGTGGGCACCGAGCTGGTCACCCAGGACGTCGTGCGCCTCGACCTCGTGGGCTCGCGCAAGGCGGTGCACACCACCGCGGAGACGTACACGGCGGATGCCGTCGTCCTGGCGATGGGCGCGCGGCCGCGGATGCTCGGCCTGGCCGCTGAGACGTGGGCGGTCGGCCACGGGCTGTCGACCTGTGCCACCTGTGACGGCTTCGCCTTCCGGGGCCGGCCGGTCGCGGTTGTCGGCGGCGGCGACGCGGCCGTGGAAGAGGCGATCACGCTGTCGCGGCTGGCGCCCTCGGTCACCCTCGTGCACCGCCGTGGCGTGCTGCGCGCCAGCGCGGTACTGCAGCGGCGGCTGGCTGCTACCGACGTGACGCTGCGTACGAACGTCGTGGTGACCGACATTCTCGGTGGGCCGGAGGTGACGGGTATCGCCGTCCGCGACACTCACACCGGCGAGCATAACCGAGTGGACGTGGCCGGCCTGTTCGTCGCGATCGGCCAGGACCCGAGGAGCGAACTGGTGCGCGGGCAGGTCGAGCTCACCGACCGCGGCCACGTGGTGGTCACTGGCGCGACCACCACCACCCTCGACGGTGTGTTCGCGTGCGGCGACCTTGTCGACGACACGTACCGGCAGGCGGTCACGTCCGCGGCGTCGGGATGCCAGGCGGCGATGGACGCGGAGCGCTGGCTCGCCCACCGATGAGCACATCACACCAACTCGACAAGGAGCCCACCGTGCAGCACGAGTCGTCGTTCGGCCACCGCGACGCGCTGGAGATCCTGCAGCTGGTGGAGGCCGATCCCACGCTGACCTCGATCAGCCTGAAGGTCGGGCCGTACGAGATCGACCTGGAACGCTCGCCGGCTGCCGCGCCGCCCGCACCCAGCTCCCCGCCGCCGGCCGAACCGGCCGAAGCGGCCGCAGCGCAGCAGCCGGCCGCGCTCGACGGCGCCGACGGCGACGAGGCGGTGACCACGTCGATGGCCGGTGTCTTCTACCGGGCACCCGGCCCGGGCGAGCCGCCGTTCGTCTCGGTCGGTGACCGGGTGGAGGCGG contains these protein-coding regions:
- a CDS encoding SDR family oxidoreductase, whose product is MGTIVITGGAAGIGRATALLAAQRGYDTAIMDLPAAEPAAKEVVTEVEGYGRRAVALAADVTVERDVVGSFAQVVERLGPITGLVNGAGLLYSAKCTEIDAAEVRATMAVNVTGLMLCSREAARLMMHSRGGHGGCIVNISSMAATIGGRHRGAVYAASKAAVDAYTTGMAKEVAAEGIRVNAVRPGLVATGLTAALLEDPARRQAIEESIPLGRVGAPADVAEAALWLLAEKNNWISGAHLDVSGGGFFVSGSF
- a CDS encoding LysR family transcriptional regulator, encoding MEFRQLEFFLAVAQGGSVTNAARNLHVAQPSLSQSLRRLEREVGATLFERVGRGMRITAAGEALLGPAKRIVREREDARAAVAAVAGLAGGRIKLASLPSLTVDPLPVMIGQFRAEYPLVRVTIAESQRVEEIVEQVEQGACDLGVASTPVHSGDVVVHEVGVQRLVLLVPSGYPASHGKVSLEEMATMPFVCGPVGGSSRTALEDAMVSAGLDLAIVVEAESTEAIVPLVVARNGVTLIPEGLAATAPRAGVEVRATEPEITRTTAFLHRPGMSSPPARAFVAMAAQLHP
- a CDS encoding acetyl-CoA carboxylase, biotin carboxyl carrier protein; its protein translation is MPGGDGRGALARPPMSTSHQLDKEPTVQHESSFGHRDALEILQLVEADPTLTSISLKVGPYEIDLERSPAAAPPAPSSPPPAEPAEAAAAQQPAALDGADGDEAVTTSMAGVFYRAPGPGEPPFVSVGDRVEAGQTVGIIEVMKLMNTVTSPVAGMVTAIPAENGQLMEFGAVLMRVRPDAGGAAVADD
- a CDS encoding MFS transporter, whose product is MTRHKPRLVALSSYIGTTIEWYDFFLYGTAAAVVFNKLFFPKFDPAIGTMIAFASLGIAYLARPLGGIVIAHFGDRIGRKRMLVATLMIMGIATVLVGLLPSYQTIGIWAPILLLALRALQGVGIGGEYGGAVLLVVEYAPRARRGIYGSITQLGAASGLLLSAGAFSVFSSVLGDAAFLAWGWRIPFLLSVVLLAVGLFIRLTISESPAFERMKAAGRQARMPLASLVRHQGKATVFTIGQRLAEACVFNIYVVYVLAYITGNLGLPRSVGVTGTLIAAGAMHVSFLAFGALSDVIGRRRVYLFGAAFSAVFAVPAFLMFNTGATVLIWLAIGIALVFGHSAMYGPLAAWWTEQFRTNVRYSGVSAAYQVGGVLGGGFAPLIASSLIIAADGAWWPVPMYVIAMCAISIVTGRLAEETYRQDLEERITGEKADAVAHTTTDRAAS
- a CDS encoding FAD-dependent oxidoreductase, with amino-acid sequence MTVARHRDVVIVGSGPAGYTAGVYAARAGLRPLLFEGAELGGALMTTGEVENFPGFPDPLVGPELIGRLRKQAEAVGTELVTQDVVRLDLVGSRKAVHTTAETYTADAVVLAMGARPRMLGLAAETWAVGHGLSTCATCDGFAFRGRPVAVVGGGDAAVEEAITLSRLAPSVTLVHRRGVLRASAVLQRRLAATDVTLRTNVVVTDILGGPEVTGIAVRDTHTGEHNRVDVAGLFVAIGQDPRSELVRGQVELTDRGHVVVTGATTTTLDGVFACGDLVDDTYRQAVTSAASGCQAAMDAERWLAHR